A portion of the Nitrospira sp. genome contains these proteins:
- a CDS encoding filamentous hemagglutinin N-terminal domain-containing protein yields MTCRPAGLPLFIHGLLAFLMFLGHTGSIAYGQATNIVATPSGPGGLGTSLSTSGNTTNITGGTRPGSGPNLFHSFNQFSVGTGDVAAFVNPGGVSNVISRVIGGSPSNINGTVQALNANLFFINPSGIVFGPSASLNVSGSAYFSTAQQLRLSDGGIFTANTGLLAFDSTLSVGSPVSFGFFGQGPYGSIVLSSSSTVLQTGAVLGLMGGGIQINGSKISAQRVILGSTSSAGEMSVQPFVGNPFSGASGNGQVQALPGTLIVAGGGGVIPASIDVTPNVSVPTGAQVNTTTNPFNQRVTQIQVVGVNLGGLPPLPTANAASVNTANPVEPVAFLNRAAVLLPQDAPAPPAPLLTSRCAARKDGAFSSLVQASRDVTPSQPGGSLAAPVVLEEVGSEGEPGAPATQTAQRPGQSTAQLMESWQGC; encoded by the coding sequence ATGACGTGTCGCCCCGCAGGTCTGCCGCTATTCATTCATGGGTTACTCGCCTTCCTGATGTTTCTGGGCCATACGGGGTCGATCGCCTACGGACAGGCCACGAACATCGTCGCGACTCCCTCCGGACCAGGCGGTCTTGGGACCTCCCTGAGCACCTCGGGCAATACCACGAACATTACCGGCGGGACCAGACCGGGAAGCGGTCCGAACCTCTTTCACAGCTTCAATCAATTCTCCGTCGGCACGGGGGATGTGGCGGCATTCGTGAATCCCGGTGGCGTGTCGAACGTCATCAGCCGAGTGATCGGGGGATCGCCATCCAACATTAATGGCACGGTTCAGGCGCTCAATGCGAATCTGTTCTTCATCAATCCTTCCGGGATCGTGTTCGGCCCCAGCGCTTCACTGAACGTGTCCGGATCCGCCTATTTCAGCACGGCTCAGCAATTGCGCCTGAGTGATGGCGGAATCTTCACGGCCAATACCGGTCTCCTGGCGTTCGATTCGACGTTGTCTGTCGGTTCACCTGTTTCCTTCGGGTTTTTTGGGCAGGGCCCTTACGGTTCGATCGTCCTATCTTCATCCTCGACGGTGCTCCAGACCGGGGCCGTACTCGGCTTGATGGGGGGCGGGATTCAGATCAATGGATCAAAAATCAGCGCGCAGCGAGTCATTCTCGGCAGTACGAGCTCGGCCGGCGAGATGAGTGTCCAGCCGTTTGTCGGCAATCCTTTTTCCGGCGCGTCAGGAAACGGGCAGGTCCAAGCCCTGCCTGGGACTCTGATTGTCGCGGGTGGCGGAGGAGTGATTCCTGCCTCCATCGATGTGACCCCGAATGTGAGCGTGCCGACAGGGGCCCAGGTCAACACGACGACGAATCCGTTCAATCAACGTGTGACGCAAATCCAGGTCGTGGGTGTGAATCTTGGCGGACTACCGCCTCTTCCTACAGCGAATGCGGCAAGTGTGAATACGGCTAATCCCGTCGAGCCGGTGGCGTTCTTGAATCGCGCCGCGGTGCTGCTCCCTCAGGATGCGCCGGCCCCACCGGCCCCGCTGTTGACCAGCCGCTGCGCAGCACGGAAGGACGGCGCATTCAGCAGCCTTGTTCAAGCCTCGCGCGACGTCACGCCGTCGCAACCAGGCGGATCCCTGGCGGCGCCTGTGGTGCTGGAGGAGGTCGGCAGCGAAGGCGAGCCGGGCGCTCCGGCGACACAAACAGCACAGAGACCGGGTCAGTCGACGGCACAACTTATGGAATCATGGCAGGGGTGCTAG
- a CDS encoding CHAT domain-containing protein, whose product MPTKRNMVTRRGMKRGHGSAGPSATRALSSPLTMLGVGVLALSGLAWPVSGIAMELFGGSGASSISPSQEMRQGTTQFQQGAFAQAAAHWMNAARGYEESGQAKEQCQALINLAHALQQEGQIRRAQSTLQAALKLSEQTGERGLTATILAQLGNTFHVLGKDEPATEHLTRALTLAREENKPLLVAGVLNDLGNALTARRQFAEAIDVYAESRSLAIETKQPALAATAQINGAMALLQNQQLSEAHRHLDQAWSDVRSLGDGQAKTAGLLNIGLGYQELSAATAAKSGVARKSDAVKGRATEAVASAGPGAGLLRQSSDAFTAAGEVAGRTGDARGQSYAWGYLGGLLEREHRNPEALEYSRKATFAAQKVNAPESLYRWQWQTARLLRADGKEEEALAAYQRAVALLKPIHYEYSVGYQGRHHSYYESVAPLFVEYEDVLLRRAAAAKTPDQNEQLLVQVKDTVEVSHAAELQDYFQDDCVTTVASHRGAGALAPGTAVVYPISFPDRLELLLETANGLKQVRVPVTGEKLTKEIRSFRRLIQDSQSQNYMSSAQTLHGWLVAPLQQDLQGAGIHTLVMVAEGSLRTIPMGALHDGRHFLVDSLAVAVTPSLALTDLSAAQRRKGSLLSVGLTESVEGLSAPRYAETEVQAIRTLYGGKLLMNKQFSAPSLEEEIKDQGVGIVHVASHTVVGTEARDSFVLAHDGKITMDRLSQLVGLQQYRQQPLDLLTLSSCEIAAEDDRAALGLSGVAVKTGARTALASLWTSDDETTTDLVSEFYRQLQDPALSKAVALQRAQQKILSQRGHTHPSFWAAFLLINNWM is encoded by the coding sequence ATGCCTACGAAGCGTAACATGGTCACTCGGCGCGGCATGAAGCGGGGGCATGGATCCGCTGGTCCCTCCGCCACGCGCGCGCTTTCCTCGCCGTTGACGATGCTGGGCGTCGGGGTGCTTGCGTTGAGCGGATTGGCCTGGCCTGTGAGCGGGATCGCGATGGAATTATTTGGCGGTTCGGGTGCGTCGTCGATCTCGCCTTCGCAAGAAATGAGACAGGGGACGACACAGTTTCAGCAGGGTGCGTTTGCCCAGGCCGCCGCGCACTGGATGAATGCTGCGCGCGGGTATGAAGAGAGTGGGCAGGCAAAAGAGCAGTGCCAGGCGTTGATCAACCTCGCGCATGCGCTTCAGCAGGAAGGGCAGATCCGTCGCGCGCAAAGCACGTTGCAAGCCGCGCTCAAACTCTCGGAACAGACCGGCGAACGCGGCCTCACGGCAACGATTCTCGCTCAGCTCGGCAACACCTTCCACGTGCTCGGGAAGGACGAACCTGCCACCGAACATTTGACCCGAGCCTTGACGCTGGCACGTGAGGAGAACAAGCCTCTGTTGGTTGCCGGGGTCCTGAACGATCTGGGTAATGCTCTGACGGCTCGTCGGCAGTTTGCCGAAGCGATCGACGTCTATGCGGAAAGCCGGAGCCTTGCCATCGAGACCAAGCAGCCGGCACTGGCGGCAACGGCCCAAATCAACGGCGCGATGGCTTTGCTCCAGAACCAACAACTTAGTGAAGCGCATCGTCATTTGGATCAAGCCTGGTCGGATGTGCGGTCGCTGGGGGATGGTCAGGCGAAGACGGCCGGTCTGTTGAACATCGGTCTTGGGTATCAGGAGTTGTCTGCCGCCACGGCTGCGAAATCCGGCGTGGCCAGAAAATCGGATGCGGTGAAAGGCCGCGCGACGGAGGCCGTGGCTTCCGCCGGGCCGGGAGCCGGCCTGTTACGGCAGTCGTCCGATGCCTTTACCGCGGCCGGCGAAGTGGCCGGGCGCACCGGAGATGCGCGCGGACAATCGTACGCCTGGGGTTATCTGGGTGGCTTACTGGAGCGGGAACACCGCAATCCCGAGGCGTTGGAATATTCACGGAAGGCCACCTTCGCTGCTCAAAAAGTGAACGCGCCGGAGTCGCTGTACCGTTGGCAATGGCAGACGGCGAGGCTGTTGCGTGCGGACGGCAAAGAAGAGGAAGCCCTGGCCGCGTATCAGCGTGCCGTGGCGCTGCTGAAGCCGATTCACTACGAATATTCCGTGGGATATCAGGGGCGGCACCACTCGTACTACGAGTCTGTTGCGCCGCTGTTTGTGGAGTATGAGGATGTCTTGTTGCGGAGAGCGGCGGCGGCGAAGACGCCCGACCAGAATGAACAGCTGCTGGTTCAGGTGAAGGATACGGTTGAGGTCTCCCATGCGGCCGAGCTGCAGGACTATTTCCAGGACGATTGTGTGACGACGGTCGCGAGTCATCGAGGCGCCGGCGCGCTGGCGCCCGGCACGGCGGTGGTATATCCGATTTCTTTCCCGGACCGGCTCGAACTGCTCCTGGAAACGGCCAATGGGCTGAAGCAGGTCAGGGTTCCTGTGACGGGAGAGAAGCTGACAAAAGAAATTCGTTCGTTCAGACGGTTGATCCAGGATTCCCAATCGCAGAACTACATGTCTTCTGCGCAGACGTTGCATGGGTGGCTCGTTGCGCCTCTTCAGCAGGATTTGCAGGGGGCCGGGATTCATACGCTCGTGATGGTGGCCGAGGGGTCGCTCCGGACCATTCCGATGGGGGCCTTGCACGATGGACGACATTTTCTCGTCGATTCGCTTGCCGTGGCCGTCACGCCGAGTCTTGCGTTGACCGATTTGAGCGCCGCCCAGCGCCGCAAAGGCAGTCTGTTGTCGGTCGGCCTGACTGAATCGGTCGAGGGCCTGTCTGCTCCGCGATATGCGGAGACCGAAGTCCAAGCCATCAGAACGCTGTATGGCGGAAAGCTGCTGATGAACAAGCAGTTCTCTGCACCGTCTCTGGAGGAAGAGATCAAGGACCAGGGAGTGGGGATCGTTCATGTGGCGTCGCACACGGTCGTCGGCACCGAGGCGAGAGATTCGTTCGTGCTGGCCCATGACGGCAAGATCACGATGGACCGGTTGTCGCAGCTGGTGGGGCTTCAGCAGTATCGGCAGCAGCCATTGGATCTGTTGACGCTCAGTTCCTGCGAGATTGCTGCCGAGGACGATCGTGCAGCGCTCGGGTTGAGCGGGGTGGCCGTCAAGACAGGGGCACGGACGGCGTTGGCGAGTTTGTGGACCTCGGATGATGAAACGACCACGGACCTTGTATCTGAATTCTACAGGCAATTGCAGGATCCCGCGCTGTCAAAGGCCGTCGCCTTGCAACGGGCCCAGCAAAAGATCCTTTCCCAGCGTGGCCATACGCACCCCAGTTTCTGGGCCGCATTCCTTTTGATCAACAATTGGATGTGA
- a CDS encoding SDR family oxidoreductase — MAVQGPIVITGASSGIGAACARYLDALGFTVWACVRNAQDGEALTRPASSRLRVLLLDVTDPASIEAARTMLAEATRDTGLGGLVNNAGISVAGPLELLPLSEVRTQFEVNVIGVLAVTQALLPLLRLARGRIVNISSIAGLAATPFLGAYCSSKFALEAMSDALRLELAPWGISVSLVEPGAIRSQIWQRATMSATRTLGSVQPEALALYAQPLSRMQEVMAAAAARAIPPEVVARVVAEALTVARPRARYLVGKDARLRAMLKWILPDRAQDRLLAWFLGLPHRG; from the coding sequence ATGGCCGTGCAGGGACCGATTGTGATCACCGGAGCGTCCTCCGGAATTGGTGCGGCGTGCGCGCGGTATCTCGATGCGTTGGGTTTTACCGTGTGGGCCTGTGTTCGCAACGCGCAGGACGGGGAGGCGCTGACACGCCCGGCCTCCTCACGTCTCCGTGTGTTGCTGTTGGACGTGACCGATCCGGCGTCGATCGAGGCGGCCCGCACGATGTTGGCCGAGGCTACGCGTGACACGGGATTGGGAGGCCTCGTGAACAATGCCGGTATCTCCGTCGCCGGCCCGTTGGAACTCCTGCCTCTCTCAGAGGTGCGAACTCAGTTTGAAGTGAATGTGATCGGCGTCCTTGCGGTGACCCAAGCGCTGCTCCCATTGCTGCGGCTGGCGCGCGGGCGGATCGTCAACATCAGTTCGATCGCCGGCCTTGCGGCCACGCCGTTTCTCGGCGCCTACTGCAGCTCGAAGTTTGCGTTGGAGGCGATGAGTGATGCGTTACGGCTCGAATTGGCGCCGTGGGGCATCTCGGTGTCGCTGGTCGAGCCGGGTGCGATCCGGTCTCAAATATGGCAACGGGCCACGATGTCGGCTACGCGCACACTCGGCAGTGTCCAACCGGAGGCACTGGCTTTGTATGCTCAGCCGTTGTCCCGCATGCAGGAGGTCATGGCCGCGGCCGCCGCGCGCGCGATCCCGCCAGAGGTGGTGGCACGTGTGGTGGCCGAGGCATTGACCGTCGCGCGACCGCGTGCGCGTTATCTGGTCGGCAAGGATGCGCGACTCAGAGCCATGCTGAAATGGATCCTGCCCGATCGTGCTCAAGATCGCCTGTTGGCCTGGTTTCTAGGATTGCCCCACCGGGGCTAG
- a CDS encoding NUDIX hydrolase: protein MPEAGLVRSAGGVVFRQRDVLLIRVSDMKGRPVWSFPKGRLDAGETPAQAALREVLEETGWCCRIEADLSTTEYWFQREGRRFRKTVVWFKMSALEEMGVPDGEVEEVQWVDREVALGRLTYPSDVALLSQALSQGPSSR, encoded by the coding sequence ATGCCTGAAGCGGGGTTGGTGCGATCAGCAGGAGGCGTCGTGTTCCGGCAACGGGATGTGTTGCTGATCCGGGTGTCCGATATGAAGGGGCGTCCCGTCTGGTCGTTCCCCAAGGGCCGGCTCGACGCCGGGGAAACGCCTGCGCAGGCCGCGTTGCGCGAGGTGTTGGAAGAAACCGGGTGGTGCTGCCGGATCGAGGCGGACCTCTCCACGACCGAATATTGGTTTCAGCGGGAGGGGCGGCGGTTTCGCAAGACGGTCGTGTGGTTCAAGATGTCGGCGCTCGAGGAGATGGGAGTGCCAGACGGGGAGGTCGAAGAGGTGCAGTGGGTCGATCGCGAAGTCGCACTGGGTCGTCTGACGTATCCATCGGACGTGGCATTGTTGTCTCAAGCGCTCTCCCAGGGGCCGTCCTCCCGTTAG
- a CDS encoding PAS domain S-box protein gives MYSLARFSLLEMTECSAVLRQLGEQSSSLQDAASRAVDYLFRTLGNPDTGARDCVLVRCFKTVSYNRLNPMTQQRVREQLGGIAPSPDLKCLTLMATAGEEAEWNHVERSHRYRSIPMVSADFVKQFPMFSQLLHQFGLSSSVEVAPEGEWLVDLEEKTYNVFYVPDAVGSPYVPVQEGFVLKYGVKSVLCFGGMLPSRDLFAVILFSRTPVPRDTAALCKSLALSLKTSLLACDEVVPSEAGVDAHSSSAPVAGATEQEVGLRHQSRLAAAEQLLRVYENAVRTQSAGIAQAKQALRERADALERSEQALNEQTRIVNSVLRSMGDGVVVTDAEGRLVVANPAVESILGFSPVHVPLTAWAERYEFLHADTVTPFGQEEWPLARALRGEKIDWLEVYLRASQGMPGRWISINARPIKDEAGVLSGTVMVFHDITWLKRAQDALFESEYRFRSLVEGARDIIFTLSADMTITSLNPAFETVTNWSRSQWMGEPLVALLHPDDAGFCQDVLQAILERGAPLTCSMQISTKQGGYVTGEFVGTPQMRQGRVIGVLGIIRDVTERRRIEDALRVSEERLRSIVQSTKDAIVLVNALMKVAFWNKGAEATFGYSAEEIIGQPVTTIIPERYHEELERNVQRVRLFERVQLTSRTLELHGRRKDGGEFPLELSVTSWKGKSDLFFTIIMRDISERRSAEEELDRLHHHNQVVLNSAGEGIYGIDRDGRLTFVNPAAAKMFDWEAEALIGQPFSVLVHRPDWHEGPSGERPSPIVETIQGGEIREEADSRFWRKDGTSFPVEYVSTPIRERGDIVGAVVVFKDTTDRKRAEAQLQDSLRRLRTLSGRMEGIREEERGRIARELHDELGVGLTCLKIDLSRLGGLLGERLVPRDRAKVDEKIRGMKEQVDSTITSVQRIVAELRPGVLDDLGLVAAIEWQCRDFQRRTGVACHCTVSHEDLRVDPAHATAVFRICQEALTNVTRHAQATEVHVRLEDQGEGLLLQVSDNGRGIPSDRLTDARSFGLLGMRERAGLLGGDVQIETKEGSGTTIALQLPR, from the coding sequence GTGTATAGTCTGGCTCGCTTTTCCCTGTTGGAAATGACCGAATGCTCTGCCGTGTTGCGTCAGCTTGGCGAGCAATCGAGTTCGCTCCAGGATGCCGCATCGCGAGCGGTGGACTATCTGTTCCGCACCCTCGGCAATCCCGACACAGGCGCTCGCGACTGTGTCCTGGTTCGCTGCTTCAAGACCGTTTCCTACAACCGGTTGAATCCGATGACCCAGCAGAGGGTTCGGGAACAGCTCGGGGGCATCGCTCCGTCCCCCGACCTCAAATGTCTCACGCTCATGGCCACGGCCGGTGAGGAGGCGGAGTGGAATCACGTCGAGCGTTCCCATCGCTACCGATCGATTCCGATGGTCAGCGCCGATTTCGTCAAACAGTTTCCGATGTTTTCCCAACTCCTGCACCAGTTCGGTCTTTCCTCCAGTGTTGAAGTGGCTCCGGAGGGGGAGTGGTTGGTGGATCTGGAGGAGAAGACGTACAACGTGTTTTATGTGCCGGATGCGGTGGGGAGCCCCTACGTACCGGTGCAGGAAGGGTTCGTGCTGAAGTACGGGGTAAAATCGGTATTGTGTTTCGGCGGGATGTTACCGTCCCGGGATCTCTTCGCCGTGATTCTCTTCTCCAGGACACCGGTGCCCCGTGACACGGCAGCCCTGTGCAAGTCGCTCGCTCTCAGCCTGAAAACCTCGTTGCTGGCTTGTGACGAGGTCGTTCCTTCGGAGGCCGGTGTCGATGCGCATTCGTCGTCGGCTCCGGTGGCCGGCGCAACGGAGCAGGAGGTCGGCCTTCGGCATCAGTCCCGGTTGGCTGCGGCCGAACAATTGCTGCGGGTCTATGAAAATGCGGTCCGGACGCAATCGGCGGGAATCGCCCAGGCGAAACAGGCCCTCCGAGAGCGCGCCGATGCGCTTGAGCGATCCGAACAGGCGTTGAATGAGCAAACCAGGATCGTGAACTCCGTCTTGCGAAGTATGGGCGACGGGGTGGTGGTGACCGATGCCGAAGGGCGGCTGGTCGTTGCCAATCCGGCGGTGGAAAGTATCCTTGGATTTTCTCCCGTGCACGTTCCTCTGACGGCATGGGCCGAGCGGTATGAGTTTTTGCATGCGGACACGGTGACGCCGTTCGGGCAGGAGGAGTGGCCGCTCGCGCGCGCGCTGCGAGGCGAAAAAATCGACTGGCTCGAAGTCTATCTGCGGGCCTCGCAGGGTATGCCGGGCCGGTGGATCAGTATCAATGCCAGGCCGATCAAAGATGAGGCCGGTGTGCTCTCCGGGACCGTGATGGTGTTTCACGACATTACGTGGCTCAAGCGCGCGCAGGATGCCTTGTTTGAATCGGAATATCGATTCCGGAGTTTGGTGGAGGGGGCGCGCGATATCATTTTCACGCTCTCGGCGGACATGACGATTACTTCGCTCAATCCGGCTTTTGAGACGGTGACCAACTGGTCGCGTTCGCAATGGATGGGGGAGCCGCTCGTGGCTCTGCTGCATCCCGATGACGCGGGGTTCTGTCAGGATGTCTTGCAGGCGATTCTTGAACGCGGGGCGCCGCTGACCTGCTCGATGCAGATCAGCACGAAGCAGGGCGGGTACGTCACCGGAGAGTTTGTCGGGACCCCGCAAATGCGACAGGGTCGTGTCATAGGGGTCTTAGGCATTATTCGTGATGTGACCGAACGTCGCCGGATCGAGGATGCGCTCCGGGTCAGCGAGGAGCGGTTGCGCTCCATCGTGCAGTCGACGAAAGACGCCATCGTGCTGGTCAATGCGCTCATGAAAGTTGCGTTCTGGAACAAGGGCGCCGAAGCGACCTTCGGTTATTCGGCCGAGGAAATCATCGGTCAGCCCGTGACGACGATCATTCCCGAGCGGTACCATGAGGAGTTGGAACGGAATGTTCAGCGGGTTCGATTGTTTGAACGGGTGCAGCTGACGAGCAGGACGCTGGAGCTCCACGGCCGTCGGAAAGACGGCGGCGAATTTCCTCTTGAGCTGAGTGTGACCTCCTGGAAGGGGAAATCGGATCTCTTTTTTACGATCATTATGCGCGATATCAGTGAGCGGCGATCGGCGGAAGAGGAACTGGATCGCCTGCATCATCACAATCAAGTCGTACTCAATTCAGCCGGGGAGGGCATCTACGGGATCGATCGGGACGGGCGGCTGACGTTCGTCAATCCGGCGGCGGCGAAAATGTTCGATTGGGAGGCGGAGGCATTGATCGGCCAACCGTTTTCTGTCTTGGTCCATCGTCCCGACTGGCATGAGGGACCTTCCGGTGAACGTCCCAGTCCCATCGTGGAGACCATTCAGGGGGGCGAGATTCGCGAAGAGGCAGACAGCCGATTCTGGAGAAAAGACGGCACCAGCTTTCCCGTTGAGTATGTGAGCACGCCGATTCGCGAGCGTGGGGACATTGTCGGGGCGGTGGTCGTGTTCAAAGACACGACGGACCGGAAACGGGCTGAGGCGCAGTTGCAGGACTCGTTGCGTCGCCTGCGCACATTGTCGGGGCGGATGGAGGGAATTCGCGAAGAGGAACGCGGACGAATCGCGCGTGAGCTCCATGACGAATTGGGCGTCGGCCTGACCTGTCTGAAGATCGATCTGTCCCGTCTGGGTGGGTTGCTGGGAGAGCGGTTGGTTCCCCGGGATCGAGCCAAGGTCGATGAAAAAATTCGAGGCATGAAGGAGCAGGTGGATAGTACCATCACCTCCGTGCAACGTATCGTGGCGGAGTTGCGCCCCGGCGTGCTCGATGATCTTGGTTTGGTCGCCGCCATCGAATGGCAGTGCCGCGATTTTCAACGCCGCACCGGCGTTGCCTGTCACTGCACCGTGAGTCATGAAGATTTGCGGGTGGACCCGGCGCATGCCACCGCGGTTTTTCGGATTTGCCAGGAGGCGTTGACCAACGTGACCCGTCATGCTCAGGCCACCGAGGTGCACGTGCGCTTGGAAGATCAGGGCGAAGGGTTGCTGTTGCAGGTCAGCGACAACGGGCGCGGCATTCCATCGGATCGCCTTACGGATGCCCGATCGTTCGGCCTGCTGGGGATGCGGGAGCGCGCTGGACTGCTCGGCGGGGATGTACAGATCGAGACGAAGGAGGGCAGCGGGACGACGATCGCGCTGCAGCTGCCTCGGTAA
- a CDS encoding response regulator transcription factor has protein sequence MRTTGTVRILVVDDHPSFRRGVKDILEEGFEGASMAECGNAQEMLDQVREQPYDLVVMDISMPGRSGPEVLKELKQLAPTLPVLILSMHPEDQYAIRMFKAGAAGYLTKASAPEELVHAAKKVMAGGQYVSASVGEALALTVRTGVDKLAHERLSDREYEVLCLIASGQTVSDIAESIHLSVTTISTYRARILDKMNLKNNAELTRYALQHGLVV, from the coding sequence ATGCGAACAACAGGGACCGTGCGGATACTCGTCGTCGATGATCACCCGTCGTTTCGTCGCGGCGTGAAGGATATTCTGGAAGAAGGATTCGAGGGCGCCAGCATGGCCGAGTGTGGAAATGCGCAGGAGATGCTGGATCAAGTTCGCGAGCAGCCGTATGACCTCGTCGTCATGGACATCAGTATGCCGGGGCGGAGCGGACCGGAAGTGTTAAAGGAACTGAAGCAACTGGCGCCGACGTTGCCGGTCTTGATTTTGAGCATGCACCCGGAAGACCAGTATGCCATTCGTATGTTTAAGGCCGGCGCGGCAGGGTATCTCACGAAGGCGAGTGCGCCGGAAGAGCTTGTCCATGCGGCGAAAAAAGTCATGGCAGGCGGGCAGTATGTCAGTGCTTCGGTGGGTGAGGCCTTGGCCTTGACGGTCAGGACCGGGGTCGACAAGTTGGCCCATGAACGGTTGTCGGACCGGGAGTACGAAGTGCTGTGTCTGATTGCCTCGGGACAAACCGTCAGTGACATTGCCGAAAGCATTCATCTGAGCGTGACGACAATCAGTACGTATCGAGCGAGAATTTTGGATAAAATGAATTTGAAGAATAATGCCGAGTTGACGCGCTATGCGTTGCAACATGGGTTGGTCGTATAA